One Aneurinibacillus migulanus genomic region harbors:
- the nosZ gene encoding Sec-dependent nitrous-oxide reductase has product MKKAVPAVSGILVGFLAATVFFADFTTQGTSTSATPTGEKSTAEKVYIPFGQQDEYYMFASGGHSGQLFVYGVPSMRRIRTVPVFSPDSATGYGFDKETKEMLGGFRWGDFHHPAFSEKNGEYDGKYMFATDVANNRVAVMDLSTFVVKDILKVPNTVGPHCAAFVTQNSEYLFLPTRFSAPIGQQYASLDDYKTKYNGFMSAVKMNEKTKKLEVAWQVKLPPWSYDLSDAGKKVSGDWAVVTTYNTEEATTNMEINASQKDRDYILLFNWRELEKMVREGKADTINGVKIIDPLKVKSGLYLVPVAKSPHGVDVTPDGKRFIASGKLAPAMTVFSFEKAFEAIKNNKITEQVKGIPVLDYASVMEREVNPENALGPLHTQFDDKGMAYTTMFISSEIVKWDPNTGKTLDRVPVQYSPGHSVSAEGDSVSPDGRYIVALNKLAKDTYLSVGPSHPESMQLIDLASDKMRVIQSAPVDPEPHYAQMIKADKIKTIEVYPKDETNPNAVYQQKNARIERKGNEVHVYGLAMRSKFIFDDKAKRKDTIEVKEGDKVVIHLTNVDFDEDITHGFGINGYDQDIEVQPGETKTLEFVANKAGTFPLYCTNFCSALHQEMNGYLLVQPK; this is encoded by the coding sequence ATGAAGAAAGCAGTGCCTGCAGTATCTGGTATATTGGTTGGTTTTTTAGCGGCAACCGTATTTTTTGCTGATTTTACTACACAGGGAACCAGTACGTCAGCCACACCGACGGGCGAAAAAAGTACTGCCGAGAAAGTATACATTCCATTCGGACAGCAGGATGAATATTACATGTTTGCATCGGGAGGCCATTCCGGACAGCTTTTTGTCTATGGCGTACCGTCTATGCGGAGAATTCGTACTGTCCCGGTCTTTTCCCCAGATTCAGCAACCGGGTACGGATTTGATAAGGAAACAAAAGAAATGCTGGGTGGATTCCGCTGGGGGGATTTTCATCATCCAGCCTTCTCAGAGAAAAATGGGGAATATGACGGGAAGTATATGTTTGCCACTGACGTGGCGAACAATCGTGTAGCTGTTATGGATTTAAGCACGTTCGTTGTAAAAGATATTTTGAAAGTACCTAATACGGTCGGCCCGCACTGTGCTGCTTTTGTGACGCAGAATTCAGAATACTTATTCTTGCCAACCCGTTTCTCAGCACCAATCGGACAGCAGTATGCATCGCTTGATGACTATAAAACAAAATACAATGGCTTCATGTCCGCTGTTAAAATGAACGAGAAAACGAAAAAGTTGGAAGTGGCATGGCAGGTGAAGCTTCCACCGTGGTCGTACGATTTATCAGATGCGGGCAAAAAGGTGTCTGGAGATTGGGCAGTTGTGACGACGTATAACACCGAAGAAGCTACCACAAACATGGAAATCAACGCTTCACAAAAAGACCGAGATTACATCTTACTATTCAATTGGCGGGAACTTGAGAAGATGGTGAGAGAAGGCAAAGCTGATACTATCAACGGTGTGAAAATCATCGATCCGCTGAAAGTGAAAAGCGGACTCTATCTGGTGCCAGTGGCAAAGTCTCCGCATGGTGTGGATGTAACACCGGACGGAAAGCGATTTATCGCTTCTGGTAAACTTGCTCCAGCGATGACGGTCTTTTCATTTGAAAAAGCTTTTGAGGCAATCAAGAATAACAAAATCACAGAACAAGTAAAAGGCATCCCCGTACTTGACTATGCCTCTGTGATGGAACGTGAAGTAAATCCGGAAAATGCGCTTGGACCGCTCCACACACAATTTGATGATAAAGGTATGGCCTACACAACCATGTTTATCTCTTCTGAGATCGTAAAATGGGATCCGAATACAGGAAAAACACTGGACCGTGTTCCAGTGCAGTATTCACCAGGCCACTCTGTTTCCGCTGAAGGCGATAGTGTGAGTCCAGATGGCCGTTATATTGTTGCACTCAACAAGTTAGCCAAGGACACCTATCTATCTGTTGGACCTTCTCATCCAGAGTCTATGCAGTTGATTGACCTGGCTAGTGATAAGATGAGAGTCATTCAGTCCGCTCCGGTTGACCCGGAACCACACTACGCGCAGATGATTAAAGCAGATAAGATTAAAACAATTGAAGTATATCCGAAGGATGAGACCAATCCTAATGCAGTGTACCAGCAGAAAAATGCCCGTATTGAACGCAAAGGAAACGAGGTGCATGTCTACGGCCTTGCGATGCGCTCGAAATTTATCTTTGATGATAAAGCGAAGCGTAAGGACACTATTGAAGTAAAAGAAGGTGATAAAGTTGTTATTCACCTTACCAATGTAGACTTTGACGAAGATATCACCCATGGTTTTGGCATCAACGGCTACGACCAGGATATTGAGGTACAACCGGGCGAGACAAAGACACTGGAATTTGTCGCCAATAAAGCAGGAACATTCCCGCTCTACTGCACGAACTTCTGCTCTGCTCTTCATCAGGAGATGAACGGATACTTATTAGTCCAACCGAAATAA
- the nosD gene encoding nitrous oxide reductase family maturation protein NosD has protein sequence MIMKQLIFLWTVAFAWAAGASVSLADNSVQFLIDHTPANGVLVLKNQVYKGDLVIKKPITIKGTQGTVIQGSGTGNVITIKAPYVRVENIAIKHGSLSMNSQEEYAGVKVTANHVVLKNLRITDCYHGVYLKNTHHNEVSHVTITGRGRNIVASQGNGIQLIHASHTRLVGNVIKKVRDGIAFDYSDYNKAEQNQISETRYGLHYMYSNDNAFLGNHFLNNNGGAAIMVSKRLQLRNNNFSFHDGSQAFGVLLKSAEEVSISDNHFYQNLRGIYIDDSVGNEIAKNEFLHNRVGVELWSSATHQTFTQNSFFKNTVPVMTVGGSVTNQWSKDGKGNHWGGEFPLLDANQDGIGDSPVQYTSALYKLIQENELTYLFLHSPAISIYEKMNQLFHQQSLMFEDEYPLIYQEKRLPLGMIGLALGMLFIGYVWMRRRRKI, from the coding sequence ATGATAATGAAACAATTAATTTTTTTGTGGACCGTTGCGTTTGCCTGGGCTGCAGGCGCTTCGGTTTCTCTAGCAGATAACTCCGTCCAATTTCTGATTGACCACACACCTGCGAATGGTGTTCTGGTGCTGAAAAACCAAGTCTATAAGGGTGATCTGGTGATTAAGAAACCCATTACAATTAAAGGAACACAGGGTACAGTCATTCAAGGATCGGGTACTGGGAATGTCATTACCATAAAGGCTCCATATGTTCGAGTAGAAAACATAGCGATTAAACATGGAAGTCTTAGCATGAATTCGCAAGAAGAGTACGCTGGTGTAAAAGTTACAGCAAATCATGTGGTGTTAAAAAATCTACGAATTACCGATTGCTACCACGGTGTGTACTTGAAAAACACGCATCACAATGAAGTCAGCCATGTAACAATCACGGGCCGTGGCCGCAATATCGTAGCCAGTCAGGGGAACGGTATTCAGTTAATTCACGCCAGTCATACGCGGCTCGTTGGAAATGTAATTAAAAAGGTAAGGGATGGCATTGCGTTTGATTACTCTGACTATAACAAAGCGGAACAAAATCAAATTAGTGAAACGAGATACGGTTTGCATTATATGTATTCCAATGACAATGCGTTCTTAGGCAACCATTTCTTGAATAACAACGGCGGTGCCGCCATTATGGTATCAAAGCGATTGCAGCTTAGAAACAATAATTTTTCTTTCCATGATGGTTCTCAAGCTTTTGGAGTTCTCTTGAAATCGGCCGAGGAAGTCAGCATTAGCGATAACCATTTCTATCAAAATCTACGGGGGATTTATATTGATGATTCTGTTGGAAATGAGATAGCTAAAAATGAATTTTTGCATAACCGGGTTGGGGTTGAATTGTGGTCAAGTGCGACGCATCAGACGTTTACACAAAATAGCTTCTTTAAAAATACGGTTCCTGTTATGACAGTAGGAGGAAGTGTAACGAATCAATGGAGCAAAGATGGGAAAGGAAACCACTGGGGAGGAGAATTCCCATTGCTGGATGCGAACCAAGATGGTATCGGAGACAGTCCTGTTCAATATACATCGGCGCTATATAAGCTTATTCAAGAAAACGAACTGACCTATTTGTTCTTACACAGCCCGGCCATCTCAATCTATGAAAAAATGAACCAACTTTTTCATCAGCAGAGCCTTATGTTTGAAGATGAATATCCGCTGATATATCAGGAAAAACGTCTACCTCTTGGCATGATCGGACTTGCACTCGGCATGTTATTCATCGGGTATGTATGGATGCGTAGGAGGCGAAAAATATGA
- a CDS encoding c-type cytochrome translates to MGKNIGVFVLFFALAFGGGYLFYQIKSPVEAPVQTQTIKDTAQTTQTTQTTTSASKEGEVFTQKGCISCHSVSKLGIKGGEVGPDLSKAYATVPDKHGVPIDEFLKKPTTAVMSGVIGKNPLTDDERKAIIAALKAALEK, encoded by the coding sequence GTGGGGAAAAACATAGGGGTGTTCGTCTTGTTTTTTGCCCTTGCTTTTGGGGGAGGATATTTGTTTTATCAAATAAAATCACCTGTCGAAGCACCGGTGCAGACGCAAACAATAAAAGATACTGCTCAGACGACACAAACAACACAAACAACAACCAGTGCTAGCAAAGAAGGAGAAGTTTTTACACAGAAAGGCTGCATCTCCTGCCACTCTGTCTCGAAGTTAGGAATAAAGGGTGGAGAGGTCGGGCCAGATTTATCCAAGGCATATGCAACTGTTCCAGATAAACATGGCGTTCCTATTGATGAGTTTTTGAAAAAGCCGACGACAGCGGTGATGTCTGGTGTAATCGGAAAAAATCCGCTTACAGATGACGAACGCAAGGCGATTATCGCGGCATTAAAAGCCGCCTTAGAAAAATAG